TGGTTCTAATTCTTTTCGTGGCTCTGTAAGAATAGTGGAAGATAGAATCACAGAAATAGGGAATTTAGCAGAGAAAGAACATGAAGAAATTGTAGATGCAGAAGGATTGACCCTTGCTCCTGGTTTTATAGATGCTCATAGCCATCATTTTGGTCTTTTAAAAGACGACCCCTCATCCATAGCTACTGCTAATCAGGGCATTACTACCATTGTGATAGGGCAAGATGGAGATAGTTACTATATAGATTCATTAGAGAAATCTATACAAAAAAATCCTATTGGTGTAAACGTCTGTTCTTATACAGGTCACTCTTTTTTGAGAGAACTCGTAATGGGTGAAAAAAATCTTTTGAGGACAGCAAGCCCCTTAGAAATAGATAAGATGAGGATTATTTTAGAAAAAGAATTGGAAAAAGGTTCTTTAGGACTATCAACTGGCTTAGAATACGAAGCAGCTTTTTATTCTTCTCCCGATGAGGTGCTACAATTGGCAAAGATTTTATCAGGAAAGAAAAGAAGATACATAAGCCACATTCGTAGTGAAGATATATCAATGGATAAAGCTCTTGATGAAATCATAAACATCGGAAGAATAGCAAATATTCCCGTTCAGATTTCTCATATAAAAATTGCTAAAAAAGACAATTGGCATACCGCATCCCGTGTCCTTGAAAAATTGAATAATGCAAGAAAAGAGGGGATACATATCACAGCAGACGTCTACCCCTATAATTTTTGGAATTCTACGATGAGAGTCCTATTTCCGGATCATAATTATACTTCTTTAAAAAGTGCAGAATTTGCAGTTGATCAACTCTTTGATGCACGAAGCTCCGTATTAGTTAACTATGCTCCTTTTCCTCTTTATAAAGGAAAAACAATATATGAAATCTCCCTTATGAGAAAAGAATCTCCTGCTCATACCTTGATGTATCTTATAGATATTGCCTCAGAATTTAAGACAAAAAATCCAAATTACAACGGATCCATAGAGGCAATAGCAGGAAAATCAATGAGTGATGACGATGTAACAGATTTTATACTATGGAAACACAGTGTAATTTGCTCTGATGGAAATGGAGGCGGACACCCTAGAGGGTACGGGTCTTTTACAAGAATTTTAAATACGTATGTGCGAGAACAAAAAAAAATAACACTCCCCGTAGCAATTCATAAAATGACAGGATTAACAGCAGAATATTTAGGAATCCAAAAACGAGGTGTTATTACCGTTGGTTATTACGCCGATTTAGTATTATTTGACCCCAATCAAGTAAAAGATAACGCTACTATTCATAACAGCCATTTACTTTCTTCAGGAATCCTTATGGTTTGGATAAACGGAAAAAATGTTTATAAAAATAAAAAATCTATTCCCAATCTTTCCGGAGTTTTTATAAAAGCACAATGAGAACATAATATTACATTTCTACGTATAAAAAATTTTTTAACAATCAAAAATACAACAACTAAATTCACAAAAAACTTCATGAAAGCACTCATTTTTAACAAAAAAAACCATAAAAATTACAATACGCAAAAGATTTTAAAAAAAACAAA
This DNA window, taken from Chitinophagaceae bacterium, encodes the following:
- a CDS encoding amidohydrolase family protein, encoding MKKINIIFFLIQIISLLWNETYAIQKEPNRSTISSLLIKNAEIVDGTGSNSFRGSVRIVEDRITEIGNLAEKEHEEIVDAEGLTLAPGFIDAHSHHFGLLKDDPSSIATANQGITTIVIGQDGDSYYIDSLEKSIQKNPIGVNVCSYTGHSFLRELVMGEKNLLRTASPLEIDKMRIILEKELEKGSLGLSTGLEYEAAFYSSPDEVLQLAKILSGKKRRYISHIRSEDISMDKALDEIINIGRIANIPVQISHIKIAKKDNWHTASRVLEKLNNARKEGIHITADVYPYNFWNSTMRVLFPDHNYTSLKSAEFAVDQLFDARSSVLVNYAPFPLYKGKTIYEISLMRKESPAHTLMYLIDIASEFKTKNPNYNGSIEAIAGKSMSDDDVTDFILWKHSVICSDGNGGGHPRGYGSFTRILNTYVREQKKITLPVAIHKMTGLTAEYLGIQKRGVITVGYYADLVLFDPNQVKDNATIHNSHLLSSGILMVWINGKNVYKNKKSIPNLSGVFIKAQ